The Streptococcus sp. VT 162 genome has a window encoding:
- a CDS encoding threonine synthase, with the protein MTLVYQSTRDANNTVTASQAILQGLATDGGLFTPLSYPKVDLDFDTLKDASYQEVAKLVLSAFLDDFTAEELDYCINNAYDSKFDTPAIAPLVKLDGQYNLELFHGSTIAFKDMALSILPYFMTTAAKKHGLENKIVILTATSGDTGKAAMAGFADVPGTEIIVFYPKDGVSKVQELQMTTQTGDNTHVIAIDGNFDDAQTNVKHMFNDVALREKLAANKLQFSSANSMNIGRLVPQIVYYVYAYAQLIKTGEIVAGEKVNFTVPTGNFGNILAAFYAKQIGLPVGKLICASNDNNVLTDFFKTRVYDKKREFKVTTSPSMDILVSSNLERLIFHLLGNDAVKTAELMNALSTQGQYELTDFDAAILELFAAEYATEEETAAEIKRVYDTDAYIEDPHTAVASAVYRKYQVATGDATKTVIASTASPYKFPVVAVEAVTGKAGLTDFEALAQLHDISGVAVPPAVDGLETAPVRHKTTVAAADMQAAVEAYLGL; encoded by the coding sequence ATGACATTAGTTTATCAATCAACGCGTGATGCCAATAATACAGTAACTGCCAGCCAAGCTATTTTGCAAGGATTGGCGACGGATGGTGGTTTGTTTACACCGCTTTCTTATCCAAAGGTTGATTTGGACTTTGACACATTAAAGGATGCTTCTTACCAAGAAGTGGCTAAATTAGTTTTATCAGCATTTTTAGATGACTTTACGGCTGAGGAGTTGGACTACTGTATCAACAATGCCTACGATAGCAAGTTTGATACTCCAGCTATTGCGCCATTGGTGAAACTGGATGGGCAATACAACTTGGAATTGTTCCATGGTTCAACGATTGCCTTTAAAGATATGGCCTTGTCTATCTTGCCGTACTTTATGACGACAGCCGCTAAAAAGCATGGTTTGGAGAACAAGATTGTCATTTTGACAGCGACATCTGGTGATACTGGGAAAGCTGCTATGGCAGGGTTTGCCGATGTGCCTGGAACTGAGATTATCGTCTTTTATCCAAAGGATGGTGTCAGCAAGGTGCAAGAGTTGCAAATGACTACTCAGACTGGCGACAATACTCATGTTATCGCTATTGATGGAAACTTTGATGATGCGCAAACCAACGTCAAACATATGTTTAACGATGTAGCTCTTCGTGAAAAGTTGGCTGCCAATAAACTTCAATTTTCATCAGCTAACTCTATGAATATTGGTCGTTTGGTACCACAGATTGTTTATTATGTCTATGCCTACGCTCAGTTGATTAAGACTGGTGAGATTGTGGCTGGTGAAAAGGTCAATTTTACAGTACCAACAGGAAACTTTGGAAATATCTTGGCTGCCTTTTATGCTAAACAAATCGGTCTGCCAGTTGGCAAATTAATCTGTGCTTCAAATGACAATAATGTTTTAACTGACTTCTTTAAAACACGTGTTTACGACAAGAAACGTGAGTTCAAGGTAACGACTAGTCCATCTATGGATATCTTGGTATCTTCAAACTTGGAGCGTTTGATTTTCCATCTTTTGGGGAATGATGCGGTTAAGACAGCTGAACTCATGAATGCCTTGAGTACACAAGGACAATATGAATTGACAGACTTTGATGCAGCGATTCTGGAACTCTTTGCAGCTGAATATGCGACTGAGGAAGAAACTGCGGCAGAAATTAAACGTGTTTATGATACAGATGCCTATATCGAGGATCCACATACGGCGGTTGCCTCAGCTGTTTATAGAAAATACCAAGTGGCTACTGGCGATGCGACTAAGACAGTGATTGCTTCAACAGCTAGTCCTTACAAGTTCCCAGTGGTTGCCGTAGAAGCGGTAACAGGAAAAGCAGGCTTGACTGACTTTGAAGCCTTGGCTCAATTACATGACATTTCAGGAGTGGCAGTGCCACCAGCGGTTGATGGCCTTGAAACAGCTCCAGTTCGTCATAAAACAACAGTGGCAGCTGCTGACATGCAAGCAGCGGTTGAGGCTTATCTAGGACTTTAA
- a CDS encoding PTS sorbitol transporter subunit IIB, giving the protein MSYKSIKVVKGNGGFGGPLVITPSEAKHKFIYITGGGEKPDIVDKIADLTGMEAVNGFKTSIPDEEIALAIVDCGGTLRCGIYPKKGIPTINIVATGKSGPLAQYITEEIYVSAVGLNQISAANEDEKATTVVTEKPTYDTSKKITEQKAETSIVARIGMGAGKVVATFNQAAREAIQTMLNTIIPFMAFVSLLIGVIQGSGVGNWLAKLMVPLAGNIWGLVLIGFICSLPFLSPLLGPGAVISQIIGTLIGVEIGKGTIPPQMALPALFAINTQNGCDFIPVALGLSEAKAETVEVGVPSVLYSRFLNGVPRVLVAWIASIGLYQ; this is encoded by the coding sequence ATGTCATATAAGAGTATAAAAGTTGTTAAAGGAAATGGCGGTTTCGGAGGACCTTTGGTCATTACACCTAGTGAAGCTAAGCATAAATTCATCTATATTACTGGTGGCGGAGAAAAGCCAGATATTGTAGATAAAATTGCTGATTTGACCGGTATGGAAGCTGTTAATGGGTTTAAAACTTCTATCCCAGATGAGGAAATTGCTTTAGCAATCGTGGATTGTGGCGGTACTCTTCGCTGTGGTATTTATCCTAAAAAGGGAATCCCTACAATAAATATTGTCGCTACAGGGAAAAGTGGGCCTCTAGCTCAATATATAACCGAGGAAATCTATGTGTCAGCAGTTGGCCTTAATCAAATTTCTGCTGCTAATGAAGACGAAAAAGCGACAACTGTGGTAACTGAAAAGCCAACTTACGATACTAGTAAAAAAATTACAGAGCAAAAAGCTGAAACAAGTATTGTAGCACGAATTGGGATGGGGGCTGGTAAGGTCGTTGCAACTTTCAACCAGGCTGCTCGTGAAGCCATCCAAACAATGCTCAATACAATAATTCCTTTCATGGCCTTTGTTTCCTTGCTGATTGGGGTTATTCAAGGATCTGGTGTTGGAAATTGGCTGGCAAAATTAATGGTTCCCCTAGCGGGGAACATCTGGGGACTCGTTTTAATTGGCTTTATCTGTTCCTTACCATTCCTATCTCCTTTGTTAGGTCCCGGAGCTGTTATTAGTCAGATTATTGGAACTTTAATTGGAGTCGAAATCGGAAAAGGGACTATTCCGCCCCAAATGGCTCTGCCAGCTTTATTTGCTATCAACACTCAAAACGGTTGTGATTTCATTCCTGTAGCACTCGGCCTATCTGAAGCCAAGGCTGAAACAGTTGAGGTTGGTGTCCCTTCGGTACTTTATTCACGCTTTCTCAATGGTGTTCCGCGGGTGCTAGTTGCTTGGATAGCTAGTATTGGTCTTTATCAGTAG
- a CDS encoding PTS sorbitol transporter subunit IIA: protein MKKIFETKVIQVGSEAQNMIQDANMLILFGEEAPEDLSEYCFKIDNKNLLGSILEGGKLVVDNQEYSISSVGNVVEKNLTGLGHITISFDGSKEGSLPGTLHVVADQAVVIDKDSTIQIFETA from the coding sequence ATGAAGAAAATTTTTGAAACTAAAGTAATTCAAGTAGGGTCTGAAGCTCAGAATATGATTCAAGATGCCAATATGCTCATTTTATTTGGAGAAGAAGCACCAGAAGATTTATCAGAGTATTGTTTTAAGATTGATAACAAAAATCTGCTAGGTTCAATACTAGAAGGTGGCAAGCTGGTGGTAGATAATCAGGAATATTCGATTAGTTCCGTAGGAAATGTAGTAGAAAAAAATTTAACTGGACTGGGACATATCACGATTTCTTTTGATGGTTCAAAAGAGGGGAGCCTTCCTGGTACACTCCATGTTGTAGCAGATCAAGCGGTAGTAATTGATAAAGATTCTACCATTCAGATTTTTGAAACTGCTTAA
- a CDS encoding glutamyl-tRNA synthetase has protein sequence MSKDIRVRYAPSPTGLLHIGNARTALFNYLYARHHGGTFIIRIEDTDRKRHVEDGERSQLENLRWLGIDWDESPETHENYRQSERLELYQKYIDQLLAEGKAYKSYVTEEELAAERERQEAAGETPRYINEYLGMSEEEKVAYIAEREAAGIIPTVRLAVNESGIYKWHDMVKGDIEFEGGNIGGDWVIQKKDGYPTYNFAVVIDDHDMQISHVIRGDDHIANTPKQLMVYEALGWEAPEFGHMTLIINSETGKKLSKRDTNTLQFIEDYRKKGYLPEAVFNFIALLGWNPGGEDEIFSREELIKLFDENRLSKSPAAFDQKKLDWMSNDYIKRADLATIFEMAKPYLEEAGRLTDKSEKMVELYKPQMKSVDEIVPLTDLFFSDFPELTDAEREVMAGETVPVVLEAFKAKLEAMTDEEFVTENIFPQIKAVQKETGIKGKNLFMPIRIAVSGEMHGPELPDTIFLLGREKSIQHIENMLKEISK, from the coding sequence ATGTCAAAAGATATCCGCGTACGCTACGCACCAAGTCCAACAGGACTACTACACATCGGAAATGCCCGTACAGCATTGTTTAACTACCTTTACGCACGCCATCATGGTGGAACTTTTATCATTCGTATCGAAGATACTGACCGTAAACGCCATGTTGAGGATGGAGAACGCTCACAGCTTGAAAATCTTCGCTGGTTGGGGATTGACTGGGATGAAAGTCCAGAAACTCATGAAAATTACCGTCAATCAGAGCGTTTGGAACTCTATCAAAAATATATCGACCAATTGCTAGCTGAAGGAAAAGCCTACAAATCATACGTTACAGAAGAAGAGTTGGCGGCTGAGCGCGAACGCCAAGAAGCAGCTGGCGAAACACCACGTTACATCAATGAATACCTTGGTATGAGCGAAGAAGAAAAAGTAGCTTACATCGCAGAACGTGAAGCAGCTGGTATCATCCCAACTGTTCGTTTGGCTGTCAATGAGTCTGGTATCTACAAATGGCATGATATGGTCAAAGGTGATATCGAGTTTGAAGGTGGCAACATCGGTGGCGACTGGGTTATCCAAAAGAAAGATGGTTACCCAACTTACAACTTTGCCGTTGTCATCGATGACCACGACATGCAAATTTCCCATGTTATTCGCGGTGATGACCACATTGCCAACACCCCAAAACAGCTCATGGTCTATGAAGCGCTTGGTTGGGAAGCTCCAGAGTTCGGTCACATGACTTTGATCATCAACTCTGAAACGGGTAAAAAATTGTCTAAACGCGATACCAATACCCTTCAATTTATCGAAGATTACCGTAAGAAAGGCTATCTTCCAGAAGCTGTATTTAACTTTATCGCTCTTCTTGGTTGGAATCCAGGTGGCGAAGATGAAATCTTCTCTCGTGAAGAACTCATTAAACTTTTCGATGAAAACCGCCTCAGCAAGTCTCCAGCAGCCTTCGACCAGAAAAAACTTGACTGGATGAGCAACGACTACATCAAGAGAGCCGATCTAGCTACTATCTTTGAAATGGCTAAACCTTACTTAGAAGAAGCAGGGCGTTTGACTGATAAATCTGAAAAAATGGTAGAACTCTACAAACCACAAATGAAGTCAGTGGATGAAATCGTTCCATTGACAGATCTTTTCTTCTCAGATTTCCCAGAGCTGACAGACGCTGAGCGCGAGGTCATGGCAGGAGAAACCGTTCCGGTTGTTCTGGAAGCCTTCAAAGCGAAACTAGAAGCAATGACAGATGAAGAATTTGTGACAGAAAACATCTTCCCACAAATCAAAGCAGTTCAAAAAGAAACAGGTATCAAAGGGAAAAACCTCTTCATGCCGATTCGTATTGCCGTTTCAGGTGAAATGCATGGACCAGAATTACCAGACACCATTTTCTTACTCGGACGTGAAAAGTCAATCCAGCATATTGAAAACATGCTCAAAGAGATTTCTAAATAA
- a CDS encoding peptidoglycan-binding protein LysM → MKKRIILASTVALSLAPALGAKAQEISWTARSVEQIQNDVTKNENKNSYTVQYGDTLSTIAEALGVDVTVLANLNKITNMDLIFPDTVLTTTVNEEEEVTEVEIQTPQADSSEEVTTATADLTTNQVTVDEQTVQVEDLSQPIEDAPTVTETEKPTEVAPNSEVSETATVAEETPSTETPVAAETTSPVEEEAPQAATPATEETAATTPAEAPVAAAPATETPADTTGTSATEEAASTATSDTATSTYQAEQSQTPSRTYSAPAAPDYAGLAVAKSENAGLQPQTAAFKEEVANLFGITSFSGYRPGDSGDHGKGLAIDFMVPVSSALGDQIAEYAVKNMASRGINYIIWKQRFYAPYDSKYGPAYTWNPMPDRGSVTENHYDHVHVSMN, encoded by the coding sequence ATGAAGAAAAGAATTATTTTAGCCTCAACAGTAGCCCTGTCTCTTGCTCCCGCATTAGGAGCTAAAGCTCAAGAAATCTCTTGGACAGCACGTAGCGTTGAGCAAATCCAAAATGATGTGACGAAAAACGAGAACAAAAACAGCTATACAGTTCAGTATGGTGATACCCTGAGCACGATTGCAGAAGCTTTGGGAGTAGATGTAACCGTTCTTGCTAATTTGAACAAAATCACTAATATGGACTTGATTTTCCCAGATACTGTCCTCACTACAACTGTCAATGAGGAAGAAGAGGTGACGGAAGTTGAAATCCAAACTCCTCAAGCGGATTCTAGTGAAGAAGTGACGACTGCGACAGCTGATTTGACGACGAATCAAGTGACAGTTGATGAACAAACAGTTCAAGTAGAAGATCTTTCTCAACCAATTGAGGATGCTCCAACTGTAACAGAGACTGAAAAACCAACAGAAGTAGCGCCAAATTCAGAAGTTTCTGAGACAGCGACAGTTGCTGAAGAGACACCATCTACAGAAACACCTGTAGCAGCAGAAACAACTAGTCCAGTTGAAGAAGAAGCTCCTCAAGCAGCGACTCCAGCTACTGAAGAAACGGCAGCAACAACTCCAGCAGAAGCACCAGTAGCAGCTGCTCCAGCAACTGAAACACCTGCTGATACAACAGGAACAAGTGCAACAGAAGAAGCAGCATCAACAGCAACTTCTGACACTGCAACTTCGACTTATCAAGCAGAGCAAAGCCAAACTCCGTCAAGAACTTATTCAGCTCCAGCGGCTCCTGACTATGCAGGACTTGCTGTAGCTAAGTCTGAGAATGCTGGTCTTCAACCACAAACGGCGGCCTTTAAAGAAGAAGTAGCCAACTTGTTTGGAATTACATCTTTTAGTGGCTACCGTCCTGGTGACAGTGGGGACCATGGTAAAGGTTTGGCCATCGACTTTATGGTTCCAGTGAGTTCAGCACTCGGAGATCAAATTGCAGAATATGCAGTCAAAAATATGGCTAGCCGTGGTATCAACTATATCATTTGGAAACAACGTTTCTACGCTCCATACGATAGTAAATATGGACCAGCCTATACGTGGAATCCAATGCCAGACCGTGGTAGCGTAACCGAAAATCACTATGACCACGTTCACGTTTCAATGAACTAA
- a CDS encoding glutamyl-tRNA synthetase, translating to MSRSVELLKKRYLKNIKENPDLFIGIELEFPIVNLEGKATDGEVVKDLFRYLPSVLGFTIEKVDDFGNPIQLLDPVSQDTILFEVAYTTIEFAFGKAESIQEVEERFNFYMATIQNKLGEANHAIVGCGIHPNWDKNENCPVAYPRYQMLMDYLNLSSNVTKSDLHQFPEYGAFICGSQVQLDVSRSNYLRVINAFTQIEAAKAYLFANSEFSGADWDTKISRDIFWEESMHGIYPENVGVNARLFKDEDDFFDYLNHSAIFTAERDGQTYYFYPIQARDYLPTREIQAFTLNGDEVLIHPQEEDFQTHRSYQYQDLTTRGTVEFRSVCTQPLDRTFASAAFHLGLLVHLDKLEAYLRTAPFFTTAGRDYKLLRRQFSKKQLTDEEEAAVLEFSEDLLTLAEEGLEKRDNQEMTYLQPLKEQLGL from the coding sequence ATGTCTCGGTCTGTTGAATTACTAAAGAAACGTTACTTAAAAAATATAAAAGAGAATCCAGATTTATTTATTGGGATTGAGTTAGAATTTCCTATTGTAAATTTAGAGGGTAAAGCTACAGATGGTGAAGTTGTTAAGGATCTCTTTCGGTATTTACCATCAGTACTGGGTTTTACTATCGAAAAAGTGGATGATTTTGGGAATCCAATTCAGTTGCTTGATCCAGTCAGTCAAGATACAATCTTATTCGAGGTTGCTTATACTACAATTGAGTTTGCATTCGGAAAGGCCGAATCTATCCAAGAGGTAGAAGAACGCTTTAACTTCTATATGGCTACGATTCAGAATAAGTTGGGCGAAGCTAATCATGCTATTGTTGGTTGTGGTATTCATCCCAACTGGGATAAAAATGAGAATTGTCCAGTGGCTTATCCCCGCTATCAGATGTTGATGGATTATTTGAATTTGAGTAGCAATGTTACTAAATCAGATTTACATCAATTCCCTGAGTATGGAGCCTTTATCTGTGGGAGTCAGGTTCAACTAGACGTTTCAAGGTCCAACTACCTGCGTGTTATCAATGCTTTTACGCAAATTGAAGCAGCAAAAGCCTATTTGTTTGCAAACTCTGAGTTTTCAGGGGCAGATTGGGATACTAAGATTTCCAGGGATATTTTTTGGGAAGAATCCATGCATGGTATCTATCCAGAGAATGTAGGTGTCAATGCTAGACTCTTTAAAGACGAGGATGATTTTTTTGACTATCTAAATCATTCTGCGATTTTTACTGCGGAGCGTGATGGGCAGACCTATTATTTTTATCCGATTCAGGCTAGAGATTATTTGCCTACACGTGAAATTCAGGCATTTACCCTTAATGGGGATGAGGTGTTAATTCACCCTCAGGAGGAAGATTTCCAAACTCATCGTAGTTACCAGTACCAAGACTTAACGACTCGAGGAACAGTTGAGTTTCGTAGTGTGTGTACTCAGCCGCTTGATAGGACCTTTGCTTCTGCTGCTTTTCACTTGGGCTTGTTGGTTCATTTAGACAAGCTTGAAGCTTACTTGCGAACTGCTCCATTTTTTACCACAGCTGGTCGTGATTATAAGCTTTTAAGACGACAATTTTCTAAAAAACAACTCACAGATGAAGAAGAAGCTGCGGTTCTCGAGTTTTCTGAAGATTTACTCACCCTAGCTGAGGAAGGACTGGAGAAAAGAGATAATCAAGAAATGACCTATTTACAGCCTTTGAAAGAACAATTGGGATTATAA
- the srlA gene encoding PTS system glucitol/sorbitol-specific transporter subunit IIC (catalyzes the phosphorylation of incoming sugar substrates along with their translocation across the cell membrane; the IIC domain forms the PTS system translocation channel and contains the specific substrate-binding site), translating to MNHITNFAESFMKLFQLGGETFISWMTNIVPLVLMLLIAMNTLIAFLGEEKVNSLAKISAKNPVSRYMILPFISAFMLGNPMAISMGRFLPEYYKPSFVAAQMQFCHTSNGVFPHINPGELFVWMGIATGIQTLGLSQMDLAIRYMLVGLVMNFVGGWVTDFTTAYVAKQQGVTLSKTFDL from the coding sequence ATGAATCACATTACAAATTTTGCAGAGAGTTTTATGAAACTCTTCCAATTAGGTGGAGAAACCTTTATTAGCTGGATGACAAATATTGTACCGCTTGTCTTAATGCTATTGATTGCAATGAATACCCTTATCGCTTTCTTGGGAGAAGAGAAGGTCAATTCCCTGGCTAAGATTTCTGCCAAAAATCCTGTTAGCCGGTATATGATTTTACCTTTCATTTCTGCCTTTATGCTGGGGAATCCGATGGCAATCAGTATGGGACGTTTCTTACCAGAATATTATAAACCTAGTTTTGTAGCAGCTCAGATGCAGTTCTGCCATACTTCAAATGGTGTATTTCCACATATCAATCCTGGGGAATTATTTGTATGGATGGGAATTGCGACAGGAATTCAAACTTTAGGTTTAAGTCAAATGGACTTAGCCATTCGTTACATGCTTGTTGGGCTTGTCATGAACTTTGTAGGTGGTTGGGTAACCGATTTTACAACTGCTTATGTAGCAAAACAGCAAGGTGTTACCTTGAGTAAAACATTTGATTTATAG
- a CDS encoding cytidine deaminase → MDIWEKMYEEARTLYNPHEVSDFVYANHVVAAVEAEDGQIFTGFCMEGTCGVFHLCAERAALFNMYQFSGQTKVKKILAFRDKPPYGEGSGMPCGACREFLLELNAENKEAEFMMDYETRKTIKVAELIPYWWGEERATNWQDK, encoded by the coding sequence ATGGATATCTGGGAAAAGATGTATGAAGAAGCGCGAACTTTATACAATCCCCATGAGGTTTCTGACTTTGTTTATGCTAACCATGTTGTTGCCGCGGTAGAAGCAGAAGATGGTCAGATCTTCACAGGATTTTGTATGGAGGGCACTTGTGGCGTTTTTCATCTCTGTGCAGAACGGGCAGCTCTCTTCAATATGTATCAATTTTCAGGACAGACCAAAGTTAAGAAAATCCTCGCCTTTCGAGATAAACCTCCCTACGGAGAAGGATCAGGTATGCCCTGTGGCGCTTGCAGAGAATTTCTCTTAGAATTGAATGCTGAGAATAAAGAAGCAGAGTTCATGATGGACTACGAAACAAGAAAAACAATTAAGGTTGCCGAATTGATCCCTTACTGGTGGGGAGAGGAACGTGCGACTAATTGGCAAGATAAATAG
- a CDS encoding sodium:solute symporter, giving the protein MFKKNKDILNIALPAMGENFLQMLMGMVDSYLVAHLGLIAISGVSVAGNIITIYQAIFIALGAAISSVISKSLGQKDQSKLAYHVTEALKITLLLSALLGALSIFAGQEMIGLLGTEQEVAESGGLYLSLVGGSIVLLGLMTSLGALIRATHNPRLPLYVSLLSNALNILFSSLAIFVLDMGIAGVAWGTILSRLVGLVILWSQLKLPFEKPTFGLDKDLLTLALPAAGERLMMRAGDVVIIALVVSFGTEAVAGNAVGEVLTQFNYMPVFGVATATVMQVARAVGEDNWERVDEVSKQTFWLSLLLMLPLTLSIYALGTPLTHLYTTDPIAVEASVLVALFSLLGTPMATGTVIYTAVWQGLGNARLPFYATSIGMWCIRIGTAYLMGIVLGWGLPGIWAGTLLDNGFRWLFLRYRYQRYMSLKG; this is encoded by the coding sequence TTGTTTAAGAAAAATAAAGACATTCTTAATATTGCATTGCCAGCTATGGGTGAAAACTTTTTGCAGATGCTCATGGGAATGGTGGACAGTTACTTGGTCGCTCACTTGGGCTTAATCGCCATTTCAGGTGTTTCAGTGGCTGGCAATATTATCACGATTTACCAGGCGATTTTTATCGCTCTGGGAGCTGCTATCTCCAGTGTTATTTCAAAAAGTTTGGGGCAGAAAGATCAGTCCAAGTTGGCTTATCACGTGACAGAGGCTCTCAAGATAACCCTATTGCTGAGTGCACTTTTAGGCGCTTTATCCATCTTTGCTGGGCAAGAGATGATAGGACTTTTGGGAACTGAGCAGGAGGTGGCTGAGAGTGGTGGACTTTACCTATCTTTGGTGGGTGGATCGATTGTTCTCTTGGGCTTGATGACGAGTCTAGGTGCCTTAATTCGTGCAACGCATAATCCACGTCTGCCTCTCTATGTTAGTCTTTTATCCAATGCCTTGAATATTCTTTTTTCAAGTCTAGCTATTTTTGTCCTTGATATGGGCATAGCGGGTGTTGCTTGGGGGACTATCTTGTCTCGCTTAGTCGGTCTTGTGATTTTGTGGTCGCAATTAAAGCTGCCTTTTGAGAAACCGACTTTTGGACTCGATAAAGACTTACTGACCTTGGCATTGCCAGCAGCAGGAGAACGTCTCATGATGCGGGCTGGAGATGTAGTGATTATTGCCTTGGTTGTTTCTTTTGGGACGGAGGCAGTAGCGGGGAATGCAGTTGGAGAAGTCTTGACCCAGTTTAACTACATGCCTGTCTTTGGTGTCGCTACGGCAACGGTCATGCAGGTGGCTCGAGCAGTTGGAGAGGATAACTGGGAAAGAGTAGACGAGGTAAGCAAGCAAACCTTTTGGCTTTCTCTGCTTCTCATGTTGCCCTTAACTCTCAGTATCTATGCCTTGGGGACACCATTGACTCATCTCTATACGACGGACCCTATAGCAGTTGAAGCGAGCGTTTTGGTGGCACTGTTCTCTCTACTAGGAACTCCCATGGCGACAGGGACAGTTATATATACGGCAGTGTGGCAGGGATTGGGAAATGCTCGCCTCCCCTTTTATGCGACAAGTATTGGGATGTGGTGTATCCGTATAGGGACAGCCTATCTTATGGGTATTGTTCTTGGTTGGGGCTTGCCTGGTATTTGGGCAGGGACTCTCTTGGATAATGGTTTCCGTTGGTTATTTCTACGTTACCGTTACCAGCGTTATATGAGCTTGAAAGGATAG
- a CDS encoding HAD family hydrolase produces the protein MQKIAFIWDLDGTLLDSYEAILSGIEETFAQFSIPYDKEKVREFILRYSVQDLLEQVAEERNLDAEVLNQVRAQSLAEKNTQVVLMPGVREVLAWADQAGIQQFVYTHKGDNAFAILRDLGLESYFKEILTSQSGFARKPSPEAATYLLDKYELDSENTYYIGDRTLDVEFAQNSGLQSINFLESSYEGNQRIQALADVPHIFEDWGREDCVSFMTEG, from the coding sequence ATGCAAAAAATAGCCTTTATTTGGGATTTAGACGGGACTTTATTGGACTCTTACGAAGCGATTTTGTCAGGGATTGAGGAGACCTTTGCTCAATTTTCTATTCCTTATGATAAGGAAAAAGTGAGAGAGTTTATCCTCAGGTACTCTGTGCAGGATTTGCTGGAGCAGGTAGCAGAAGAGAGAAATCTGGATGCGGAAGTACTCAATCAGGTGCGTGCCCAGAGTCTGGCTGAGAAGAATACTCAGGTAGTTTTGATGCCAGGTGTGCGTGAAGTGCTAGCTTGGGCAGACCAAGCAGGGATTCAGCAGTTTGTCTATACTCATAAGGGGGACAATGCTTTTGCCATTCTTAGAGACTTGGGGTTGGAATCCTATTTCAAAGAGATTTTAACCAGTCAGAGTGGCTTTGCGCGCAAGCCCAGTCCAGAAGCGGCGACCTATCTGCTAGACAAGTATGAGTTGGATTCTGAGAACACCTACTATATAGGAGACCGAACTTTGGATGTGGAATTTGCCCAGAATAGTGGCCTTCAAAGCATCAACTTTTTAGAGTCTTCTTATGAAGGGAATCAGAGGATTCAAGCACTGGCAGATGTTCCTCATATTTTTGAGGATTGGGGACGAGAAGATTGTGTCAGTTTTATGACAGAAGGCTAA